From a single Pseudalkalibacillus hwajinpoensis genomic region:
- a CDS encoding LysE family translocator, giving the protein MDFSLLLSFLGAAVVLTLMPGPDNLFVLAQSISQNRQAGIATSLGLCSGLLVHITATAAGISAILYQSSIAFAVVKYLGAAYLLYLAYQAIKDRETTAAIHKQRSRPYASLYRKGIIMNILNPKVSLFFLALLPQFVNQEVGSPALQMVLLGLIFIIQALVIFSIISIFAGKISKVVNKSTTISRKINLVKGALLALIGVQIAFSGK; this is encoded by the coding sequence ATGGACTTTTCACTGCTCCTCTCGTTTCTAGGTGCTGCCGTTGTTCTGACCCTTATGCCTGGTCCTGACAATTTATTTGTTCTTGCTCAAAGTATATCTCAAAACAGGCAGGCTGGTATTGCGACTTCACTTGGGCTTTGCTCAGGTCTCCTAGTTCATATCACCGCTACAGCAGCAGGCATATCCGCCATTCTATACCAATCATCAATTGCTTTTGCCGTTGTTAAATATTTGGGTGCTGCCTATTTGCTTTATCTTGCCTATCAGGCTATTAAAGACAGGGAAACAACCGCTGCCATTCATAAACAGCGCTCACGCCCTTACGCTTCTCTTTATCGGAAAGGAATCATTATGAACATCCTGAATCCGAAGGTTTCTCTTTTCTTTCTTGCTCTACTTCCACAGTTCGTTAATCAAGAGGTGGGTTCTCCTGCGTTACAGATGGTTTTACTTGGACTAATTTTCATTATCCAGGCCCTTGTCATTTTTAGCATCATCAGTATTTTTGCGGGTAAAATCTCTAAGGTCGTGAACAAAAGCACCACTATTTCAAGAAAAATCAATCTCGTAAAAGGAGCACTTCTCGCTCTAATCGGTGTACAAATTGCATTCAGTGGTAAATAA
- a CDS encoding GNAT family N-acetyltransferase, which translates to MKPILIDFPNEFITERLHIRLPRPDDGKIVYESIKSSLTELKEWMSFARTEQTIEDVEANIRESHAAFLKREDLRLLLFHKETGELIGSSGLHRIDWAVRKFEIGYWIDSRFSGKGYMTEAVRGITEFAFNELEARRVEIRCDVKNVRSRKIAERVDYDLEGILRNEKLSIDGDETRDTCVYATIKN; encoded by the coding sequence ATGAAACCAATTCTAATTGATTTCCCAAACGAATTTATAACAGAACGTTTACATATTCGCCTGCCCAGACCGGATGACGGAAAAATTGTTTATGAATCAATCAAGTCGTCCTTAACTGAACTTAAGGAATGGATGTCTTTTGCACGGACAGAGCAGACCATTGAAGACGTGGAGGCCAATATAAGAGAATCTCATGCTGCTTTCTTAAAAAGAGAGGATCTAAGATTATTATTGTTTCATAAAGAAACAGGAGAATTAATCGGTTCTTCTGGACTTCATCGAATTGATTGGGCTGTACGAAAATTTGAAATCGGTTACTGGATAGATTCCAGATTTTCTGGTAAAGGATATATGACTGAAGCAGTTAGAGGAATTACTGAATTTGCATTTAATGAGCTTGAAGCCAGAAGGGTAGAAATCCGATGTGATGTGAAGAATGTGCGGAGTAGAAAAATTGCGGAACGAGTAGATTATGATCTCGAAGGGATTCTACGAAATGAAAAGCTATCTATAGATGGTGATGAAACTAGGGATACATGTGTTTACGCGACAATAAAGAACTGA